The DNA window TCTACGGCTTCCGCGGCGCGCAGCCGGGGATCTTCGCCGAGGTGGAGCGCTGGCTGTCCGCGAGAACGAAGCAGGCGGCCCTGACCCTGCCCGTGAACTTCCGCAGCCTGCCGGCGATCGTCGACACCGTCGGCGACCTGTTCCAGGCGGCGCCGCTGTGCGACCTGCTGCCGAACGACCTCGAGGTCGCCGCCGCGCGGCAGGCGCCGTTCCGCGACGACGGCCCCGGCCGCGTGCTGCTGCTGCAGCCGGTGGAGGACCGCGACGGCGACGACGGCACGCGCCACGCCGCGGCGGCGGCCCTGGCCGCGCGCGTGATCCGGGACTACCTCGCCCGCGGGACCGTGCGCGAGGACGGCCGCGACCGGCCCGCGCGTTACGGCGACGTGCTGGTCCTGTCGCGCACGCGCACCCACCTGCGGGACTACGAGGCGGCGTTCCGCGCGGCGGGCATCCCGATCGTGCCGGCCGGCCGCGGCGCCCTGGCGCGCAGCCGCGAGGTGCAGGACGTGTTGCTGCTGCTGCGCTGGCTCGTCTTCCCCACCGACGACACCGCGCTGGCCGGCGTGCTGCGCTCGCCCCTGGTGCGCGTCGGCGAGCGCGACTTCCAGGAACTGCTGGCCCGACGCCGCACGCGCCGGGGACGCGCCTCGCTGTGGGACGCGCTGCGCGATGCCGAGGACGGGTCGCCCCTGGCCGCGACCGCAGCACTGCTGCAGGGCTGGCTGCGGGCCGTGGGCCACGTCCCGGCCCACCGGCTGCTGCGGCGCATCCTGCGCGAGACGGAGGCGCCGTCCCGTTTCGCGGAAGCGCTGGGCGAGCAGGCCCGCTACAACCTGCTGCGGCTGCACGACCTGGCCCTGGCGCACGAGCAGACGGCCTTCCCCTCCCTGCGCACCTTCCTCACCGCGGTCGAAAACGCTGCCCTGCGCGAGGACCAGGAAGAGGCGGTGCTGCCGGACACCGAGCAGGGCCGCGTGCGGATGATGACGATCCACGGCGCCAAGGGCCTCGAGGCGCCCTGCGTGCTGCTGGTCGACGCCGCCGACCCCATGACGCGCGAGGAGACGACGCTCGTGCTGGAAACCGGGACGTCGGGCGGCGGTCCCGTGGTCCAGGGCATCCGCAAGCAGCACCGCGATGCGACCGGCGGCGGCGATGGCGACCTCGGCTCCACCCTGGCGGCCACCGCGGCCCGCCGCCTCGAGGAGCAGCGGCACGAGCAGGCCAACCTGCTGTACGTGGCGATGACCCGCGCCCGTGACGAACTCGTGGTCCTCGGCGCCGCGCCCGAGCGCAACTCGCAGGCGCCCAGCTTCCTGAGCTGGCTCGCCGCGGGCCCGCGCCCACTCGACGACCTGCCCGACGACCTGGCGGCCGACGCAGCCCACCCGCCGGCGACGGCGGGCGCCGCGACGACGTCCGGCCCGTCGCTCTGGGAACCGACCGGCTGGGAGCCGCTGATCGAGACGCTCTCCCCTTCGGCCTCGACCGCGCCGCCGTTGCCCGGCGACGCGACACCCGGGGATGACCTGCACGCCCCCGAGTCGGCGGACGGGGCCGACGACGAGGCGCGCCAAGCCGTCTTGGAAGCGACCCTGGCCCGCGACGCCGCCATGGCGCACGGCACCGCCGTCCACCGCTGGCTCCAGTTCGCCGTCGAAGGCGGCGCGATGCCCGCGGGCGACGGCCCCGCCCACGCGGAGGCCGCTGCAGTCTTCGCCAATCCCGGGCTCGACGCGATCTTCCGCCCCGCCCGCGGCCGCGTCCTGTGCGAGGCCGCGGTCATGGCCCGCCTGCCGCGCGCGAACGGCGGCCCCGAACGCCGGCTGCTGGGCGCCGTCGACCTGCTGCTGGTCGGGGACGAGGAGATCGTGGTGGTGGATTACAAGACCAACCGCGTGACGGAGGCGGACCTCGGGTCGG is part of the bacterium genome and encodes:
- a CDS encoding UvrD-helicase domain-containing protein, translated to MNADLVQRLAADPALSVPLRASAGSGKTKVLVDRIVRLLLVRAPLKSVVALTFTRKAAVEIRDRLRARLGALARKDRDELVAELTLLLGETPTPETVDRAALLFEEVLEDSSGLLVGTIHTFCQTLLKRFADEAGVDPSFSIVENTDDLWDEALSRLEAELGRDPAGTADLVELAGDPTAARRLLRGFEHVRPDLDRWIARVARDMGRSAPDCILDRILDRTADLLAPLQQDLARHLLRGTPLAELPDPTLEALRGPAALVARGYAAGLDAVERTEPPGGSTSLTRDLQDRRDAALAAAVEFEGGAPLDDVLDGLLLVALTKEGTPRWPRGGAKAVKAERDGAYAAAARPLQDLAAWRDLVALYRHNALRLRLGLRGLDHYAALKARDRCLDFHDLERLARDLVRDGEIGPWILYRLDARLDHLLVDEFQDTNRNQWEILETFAQEFLAGDAEDGRPRSVFVVGDVKQSIYGFRGAQPGIFAEVERWLSARTKQAALTLPVNFRSLPAIVDTVGDLFQAAPLCDLLPNDLEVAAARQAPFRDDGPGRVLLLQPVEDRDGDDGTRHAAAAALAARVIRDYLARGTVREDGRDRPARYGDVLVLSRTRTHLRDYEAAFRAAGIPIVPAGRGALARSREVQDVLLLLRWLVFPTDDTALAGVLRSPLVRVGERDFQELLARRRTRRGRASLWDALRDAEDGSPLAATAALLQGWLRAVGHVPAHRLLRRILRETEAPSRFAEALGEQARYNLLRLHDLALAHEQTAFPSLRTFLTAVENAALREDQEEAVLPDTEQGRVRMMTIHGAKGLEAPCVLLVDAADPMTREETTLVLETGTSGGGPVVQGIRKQHRDATGGGDGDLGSTLAATAARRLEEQRHEQANLLYVAMTRARDELVVLGAAPERNSQAPSFLSWLAAGPRPLDDLPDDLAADAAHPPATAGAATTSGPSLWEPTGWEPLIETLSPSASTAPPLPGDATPGDDLHAPESADGADDEARQAVLEATLARDAAMAHGTAVHRWLQFAVEGGAMPAGDGPAHAEAAAVFANPGLDAIFRPARGRVLCEAAVMARLPRANGGPERRLLGAVDLLLVGDEEIVVVDYKTNRVTEADLGSVVEHYRPQMQAYREALRACRPGLPVRCLLLFTGLAGAGGPGRLVAVD